The following are encoded together in the Ornithorhynchus anatinus isolate Pmale09 unplaced genomic scaffold, mOrnAna1.pri.v4 scaffold_264_arrow_ctg1, whole genome shotgun sequence genome:
- the UTS2R gene encoding LOW QUALITY PROTEIN: urotensin-2 receptor (The sequence of the model RefSeq protein was modified relative to this genomic sequence to represent the inferred CDS: inserted 7 bases in 5 codons; deleted 2 bases in 2 codons) produces MPEAAETGDTPAGERPPGPARGTSWPSPAIGALLSAMCAVGLAGNAYTLVVCRPLRXAASMYSYVVSLXLADLLCLATVPFVVATYXSAEWLFGELGCRLLFCLDFLTMHASIFTLTAMSTERYLAVLRPLDTLRRSKLPQGRRRAIWLLALLLSLPMLLVVRLEGGPKRLCLPWGWASHGAYLVLLFGSSIVGXGLVIGYLYGRLVGAYWRGPRAPGRRGGGPSAEGALPDPGHLLAFWACFVPFWTWQLVLHFCRPLPLGPGRRSVNYLTTCLTYGNSCVXPFLYTLLTHNYATPSAPPAPHPRTPGPPGPPPGPARASGASLSAGNQPATETLALARRGAPAGPEPGGPRSGTGPGSLSSRASSPPRPRPCP; encoded by the exons ATGCCGGAGGCGGCTGAGACCGGGGACACGCCTG CGGGAgagcggcccccgggcccggcgcggGGGACGAGCTGGCCGTCACCGGCCATCGGGGCCCTGCTGTCGGCCATGTGCGCCGTG GGGCTGGCCGGCAACGCCTACACGCTCGTCGTGTGCCGCCCGCTGC CCGCCGCCTCCATGTACAGCTACGTCGTCAGCC GCCTGGCCGACCTGCTGTGCCTGGCCACCGTGCCCTTCGTCGTGGCCACCTA TTCCGCAGAGTGGTTGTTCGGCGAGCTGGGCTGCCGCCTGCTCTTCTGCCTCGACTTCCTGACCATGCACGCTAGCATCTTCACGCTGACCGCCATGAGCACCGAGCGCTACCTGGCCGTGCTGCGGCCGCTGGACACGCTGCGGCGCTCCAAG CTACCGCAAGGCCGCCGCCGGGCCATCTGGCTCCTGGCGCTGCTGCTCAGCCTGCCCATGCTGCTGGTGGTCCGGCTGGAGGGCGGCCCCAAGCGCCTCTGCCTGCCCTGGGGCTGGGCCTCCCACGGGGCCTACCTGGTCCTGCTGTTCGGCTCGAGCATCGTGGG CGGCCTGGTCATCGGCTACCTGTACGGCCGCCTGGTCGGCGCCTACTGGCGCGGCCCCCGGGCACCGGGCCGGCGCGGCGGCGGCCCGAGCGCAGAAGGTGCTCTGCCTGATCCTGGCCATCTGCTCGCCTTCTGGGCCTGCTTCGTGCCCTTCTGGACCTGGCAGCTGGTGCTGCACTTCTGCCGGCCGCTGCCGCTCGGCCCCGGCCGCCGCAGCGTCAACTACCTGACCACCTGCCTCACCTACGGCAACAGCTGCG AACCCTTCCTCTACACGCTGCTCACCCACAACTACGCGACTCCCAGCGCGCCGCCCGcgccccacccccggaccccgggacccccggggcctcCGCCCGGCCCAGCGCGGGCGTCCGGAGCCTCGCTGTCCGCCGGCAACCAGCCGGCCACCGAGACCTTGGCGCTGGCGCGGCGGGGAGCGCCGGCCGGGCCTGAGCCCGGAGGTCCGAGGAGCGGGACGGGACCCGGATCTCTCAGCTCCCGCGCCTCCTcacccccgcgcccccggccctgcccctga